A genomic stretch from Aedes albopictus strain Foshan chromosome 2, AalbF5, whole genome shotgun sequence includes:
- the LOC109432548 gene encoding small ribosomal subunit protein mS40, translating to MSFFRVYKKKVKKIQKIRTTRATHRKSGEFCCANTASQEMSLLRVVGREIFAAYRQGLVSTQNRTFLTSAYRLADQPASTEAGAEEDPAEDQEKGQIRDDPKDRTRIIPVETSIRYLTSEAYQQTYQGEPVWKQYRRNHKGTYAPKKTRKKCIRQGKLATGNPCPICRDEFLVLDHRNIDLIKQFISAQSGKVLSYQITGLCQKRHLELLVAVERAMDYGLITFDVPFRDYDYSEYYPAQKQ from the exons ATGTCATTTTttcgtgtttacaaaaaaaaagtaaaaaaaatccagaaaatccgaACAACACGCGCTACGCATCGAAAGAGTGGAGAATTTTGTTG CGCAAACACCGCAAGCCAGGAAATGTCATTGCTGCGAGTAGTGGGACGCGAAATATTTGCAGCCTACCGCCAAGGACTCGTTTCTACTCAAAACAGAACGTTCCTGACGTCGGCCTATCGGTTGGCGGACCAGCCAGCGTCTACGGAAGCCGGCGCAGAGGAGGATCCGGCCGAAGACCAGGAAAAAGGTCAGATTCGAGACGACCCGAAAGATCGAACGCGCATCATTCCGGTTGAGACCAGCATTCGGTATCTGACGAGCGAGGCATATCAGCAAACCTACCAGGGAGAGCCCGTGTGGAAGCAGTACCGAAGAAATCACAAAGGTACTTACGCGCCGAAGAAAACCCGCAAGAAGTGCATCCGCCAGGGTAAACTGGCGACGGGGAATCCCTGTCCGATCTGCCGCGACGAGTTTCTAGTGCTGGATCACAGGAACATCGATCTGATCAAGCAGTTTATTTCGGCGCAGAGTGGCAAGGTGCTGAGCTATCAGATTACCGGGCTGTGCCAGAAGCGACATTTGGAACTGCTGGTGGCCGTCGAGCGGGCTATGGACTACGGGTTGATTACGTTTGACGTGCCGTTCCGGGATTATGACTATTCCGAGTACTATCCGGCTCAGAAGCAGTAG
- the LOC109421442 gene encoding pyridine nucleotide-disulfide oxidoreductase domain-containing protein 1, with amino-acid sequence MSEISCTYLVVGGGIAGVSCAETLVVLVDPKDSIILITESSLVKAATNLVPLGKVLTKFDVQEKSAESLNRNIQVIEDQLLNIESESHAVTTVNGNRISYRYLCLCTGARPKLIDQAKGNPNVIGIRDTESVQEFQKRVKNATRLAVVGNGGIASELVYEISGIEVHWVIKDEYISSTFVDSGAARFFQERLTTRGEQKSIVKRMRYSEETAGTSTSSGAKRGAALGPDWHRTVDISGKLENVPDAVKIHHKVEIEEIVEQTDGFPLKLRLSNGEQIECDFVVSATGVVPSRNFMCDQEFQLGPDGGLFVNWEMATSVQDIYAAGDVCYAGWEHAPHWFQMRLWTQARQMGAMAARSMAAKRAGETIYQDFCFEMFNHVTQLFGYQVVLLGRYNGQGLNDKYEVLLRMTPGLEYIKFVMVDGRLQGAILIGETGLEETSENLILNQLDLSPYGEDLLDPNIDIEDYFD; translated from the coding sequence ATGTCGGAAATTAGTTGCACCTATTTAGTTGTGGGCGGAGGGATTGCGGGAGTTTCTTGCGCAGAAACTTTGGTAGTTCTAGTAGATCCAAAAGATAGCATCATTTTAATAACGGAATCTTCGTTGGTCAAGGCGGCCACCAACTTGGTTCCCCTCGGAAAAGTCTTAACCAAGTTTGATGTTCAGGAGAAATCGGCTGAAAGTTTGAACCGGAACATCCAGGTAATCGAAGATCAACTGCTGAACATAGAAAGCGAAAGTCATGCTGTTACGACGGTGAATGGGAATCGAATATCCTACCGTTATTTGTGCCTTTGTACCGGAGCTCGTCCCAAGCTGATAGATCAAGCCAAAGGAAACCCCAATGTGATTGGAATCCGAGATACGGAATCGGTGCAGGAGTTCCAAAAGCGCGTCAAGAATGCTACTCGTCTGGCAGTTGTCGGGAACGGAGGAATAGCATCAGAGCTGGTGTACGAAATCAGTGGCATCGAGGTGCATTGGGTTATCAAGGATGAATACATAAGCTCGACGTTTGTCGATTCTGGGGCAgctcgattcttccaggaacgttTGACCACTCGTGGTGAGCAGAAGTCGATCGTAAAAAGGATGAGGTATTCAGAAGAAACGGCTGGAACCAGTACCAGTAGTGGAGCAAAACGAGGTGCAGCATTGGGTCCCGATTGGCACCGAACGGTGGACATTTCGGGGAAGCTAGAAAACGTTCCGGACGCGGTAAAAATTCACCATAAAGTGGAGATCGAAGAAATTGTCGAACAGACAGATGGATTTCCTCTGAAGCTACGACTTTCCAACGGAGAGCAGATTGAATGCGACTTCGTGGTATCAGCCACTGGAGTcgttccttctagaaatttcatgtgtgatcaggaatttcagctgggccCGGATGGAGGACTTTTCGTAAACTGGGAAATGGCCACCTCCGTGCAGGATATCTACGCGGCGGGAGATGTTTGCTATGCCGGGTGGGAACATGCTCCGCACTGGTTCCAGATGCGCTTGTGGACTCAGGCCCGCCAGATGGGAGCCATGGCTGCCCGGTCGATGGCAGCCAAACGCGCCGGGGAGACCATCTATCAGGACTTTTGCTTCGAAATGTTCAACCATGTTACACAGCTCTTCGGATACCAGGTGGTTTTGCTGGGACGGTACAACGGCCAAGGGTTAAATGATAAGTATGAAGTACTGCTGAGGATGACGCCAGGACTGGAATACATCAAGTTCGTCATGGTTGATGGCCGGCTCCAGGGAGCGATATTGATCGGCGAGACGGGGCTGGAAGAGACGAGTGAAAATCTGATTTTGAACCAACTGGATTTATCACCGTATGGAGAAGACCTGCTGGATCCGAATATTGATATTGAGGATTACTTCGACTAA
- the LOC109432555 gene encoding uncharacterized protein LOC109432555 isoform X1 codes for MNIMKKCGFCQQPAGLMCSRCLEVYCSVECQIRDWSEHKKVCIVIPKLYPNDSYLDVLASGVTLPLRSSSLIEQASSRMLANNGRSLRPLRKPNFPMGSVEASVGREATASLPDGCDNEQEDKVESNGSVSNTVSNITVSTSDCEKRMSKMKIEEIGQNGMVKESAKPKNPVGAEKPQSLANLKLEMIKNHKKYVENCQGAAAALPAGGAPPSNKQRNNWLLHFPLEKADGEPFEVIVQYVVANRPNECWVISADHETQCDKLLRDINGQINPKGDPIKYDDVQVDDIYAAPYEGLYYRVVILEKVDEAKSLVKVRLIDYGNEANLPASDLRAPLTLMKNLRAFAFLIEIRNLNRPLKLTETIRIGIVRSEADRKIVDIDLGPTSLLELLGKANQVVGEGGIVAILSSRKALILLSSEPVMPIMKILYTQMPEAAAKFPKAENVKVGDLVCVEIEGVGWSRAQVMEQHDRNRIVYTIDNGTVELVNAEDMRSLPDEYMNKPRLVLQVDLTNVVMNEQEFKRLCYMPSFAFSFERLSYDKQQRRMKCLMKDVEAKRTLAEVEFGDFVCDLKTVGINYWPNIPQDKSIVKISSVLDVGTVIICPKGKVNVYTELLQSVMPTLTRLTAVPNVKDVVVAVDDVMMPYRARVLSIPSPKEVEVLDLDNGHIRKTPLQNLYTTNGFVNNLPVYTVKVQIRDMNVSAIKDQACVLDQLDAFRTGKREFRMMFEGGSYMYGVKLIDLSTSRSLVTILMEHHDKKLREVEEAAKKKQDQEEAAKKKREQEEAAKKKREQEEAAKKKREQEEEDARRRAKEATEAKAKQEEQRLEAERKAAAQAAAAAAAARAEQERKDREEQERKKKAEAEASAAAAATATVCSTLKIDDLQLIPLPAGKSDVKLTILDDSDLAQGAITVCEVTEQNVKRYATLTDEVNKLAGRCGGDGYAPKLDELCIAIFDLDKMWYRAVCIEPQPENNIFLLQFIDYGNVATVKRESIRTMPKELAFPCAAHTCIVKDAKKVVATLLQQQTKQGYVVAQEIKSEGEIYSLKF; via the exons ATGAACATTATGAAAAAGTGTGGCTTTTGCCAGCAACCGGCTGGTCTGATGTGCAGCCGTTGTCTGGAAGTGTACTGCTCCGTCGAGTGCCAGATTCGCGATTGGTCCGAGCATAAGAAAGTTTGCATCGTTATTCC CAAGCTGTACCCCAACGACAGCTATTTAGATGTGTTAGCGAGTGGCGTAACGCTACCCCTGAGAAGCTCGTCCTTGATCGAGCAGGCTTCGAGCCGAATGCTGGCGAACAATGGGCGCTCGCTGAGGCCATTGCGCAAGCCAAACTTTCCGATGGGATCGGTTGAGGCGTCGGTTGGACGGGAAGCAACAGCATCCCTTCCGGATGGATGCGACAACGAGCAGGAGGACAAGGTTGAATCCAACGGAAGCGTATCGAATACGGTTAGTAACATTACCGTATCGACATCCGATTGCGAGAAGCGGATGTCAAAGATGAAGATCGAGGAAATCGGCCAGAACGGCATGGTTAAAGAATCGGCGAAGCCTAAGAATCCGGTTGGCGCCGAAAAGCCACAATCGTTGGCCAACTTGAAGTTGGAAATgatcaagaatcacaagaagTACGTCGAAAATTGTCAGGGTGCGGCTGCGGCATTACCAGCGGGAGGTGCTCCGCCGTCAAACAAGCAGCGCAACAATTGGCTCTTGCATTTCCCGCTAGAGAAAGCCGACGGAGAGCCCTTCGAGGTGATCGTACAGTACGTTGTGGCCAACCGTCCCAATGAATGTTGGGTCATTTCGGCGGACCACGAAACGCAGTGCGATAAGTTGTTGCGCGACATCAACGGGCAGATCAATCCGAAGGGTGATCCCATCAAGTACGATGATGTGCAGGTTGATGATATCTACGCTGCACCGTACGAAGGTCTTTACTATCGGGTGGTGATCTTGGAGAAG GTTGACGAGGCCAAGTCTTTGGTGAAAGTTCGCCTCATCGACTACGGGAACGAAGCGAATTTGCCCGCATCCGACTTGCGAGCTCCCCTCACGCTGATGAAGAACCTGCGTGCATTCGCCTTTTTGATCGAGATACGAAATCTGAACCGGCCACTCAAGCTGACCGAAACCATTCGGATCGGAATTGTACGATCGGAAGCTGACCGGAAGATTGTGGATATCGATCTGGGTCCGACGAGTTTGTTGGAACTGCTTGGGAAGGCGAACCAAGTCGTTGGCGAAGGCGGAATTGTGGCCATTCTTTCTTCCCGGAAAGCTTTGATCTTGCTCTCGTCAGAACCGGTGATGCCGATAATGAAGATTTTGTACACTCAGATGCCGGAGGCCGCAGCAAAGTTCCCGAAGGCCGAAAACGTCAAGGTGGGTGATTTGGTTTGCGTGGAAATCGAAGGAGTCGGCTGGTCAAGGGCTCAGGTTATGGAACAACACGACCGTAATCGGATTGTGTACACGATTGATAATGGAACGGTGGAGTTGGTTAACGCAGAAGATATGCGTTCCTTGCCGGATGAGTACATGAACAAGCCACGGCTCGTGTTGCAAGTAGACTTGACCAATGTGGTTATGAACGAACAGGAATTCAAACGACTCTGCTATATGCCAAGTTTTGCGTTCAGCTTCGAGCGGTTGAGTTACGACAAGCAACAACGCCGGATGAAGTGCCTGATGAAGGACGTTGAAGCTAAGCGGACCCTGGCGGAGGTAGAATTCGGGGATTTTGTTTGCGATCTGAAGACGGTTGGGATCAATTATTGGCCGAACATTCCTCAAGACAAGAGCATTGTCAAGATTTCCTCCGTGCTGGACGTGGGAACCGTGATTATCTGTCCGAAGGGCAAGGTCAATGTCTATACCGAGCTGCTACAATCGGTAATGCCGACATTGACACGTTTGACCGCCGTTCCAAACGTAAAGGATGTCGTTGTAGCCGTGGACGACGTCATGATGCCATACCGGGCACGCGTCCTTTCGATTCCGTCACCGAAGGAGGTTGAAGTTCTGGACCTGGACAATGGGCACATCAGGAAAACGCCCCTGCAAAACTTGTACACCACCAACGGGTTCGTGAACAATCTACCAGTCTACACCGTAAAGGTTCAGATTCGAGACATGAACGTTTCGGCGATCAAGGATCAGGCCTGCGTTCTAGATCAGCTGGATGCATTCAGAACCGGCAAGCGGGAGTTCCGAATGATGTTCGAAGGCGGATCGTACATGTACGGAGTCAAGTTGATCGATCTGAGCACCAGTCGCTCGCTGGTCACCATCCTAATGGAACACCACGACAAGAAACTACGGGAAGTCGAAGAAGCAGCTAAAAAGAAACAAGATCAAGAGGAAGCCGCGAAGAAGAAACGCGAACAAGAGGAGGCCGCGAAGAAGAAACGCGAACAAGAGGAGGCCGCGAAGAAGAAACGCGAACAAGAAGAGGAGGACGCACGTCGAAGGGCGAAGGAAGCGACCGAAGCCAAGGCTAAGCAGGAGGAACAGCGTCTTGAAGCCGAACGGAAGGCAGCAGCCCAGGCAGCGGCGGCTGCAGCAGCCGCCCGTGCAGAGCAGGAACGAAAAGATCGCGAGGAGCAGGAACGCAAAAAGAAAGCAGAAGCGGAGGCCTCTGCTGCTGCGGCAGCAACTGCGACGGTATGTTCTACGTTGAAGATCGACGATCTGCAACTGATTCCGCTTCCGGCGGGAAAGAGTGATGTCAAGCTTACCATCCTGGACGACAGCGATCTGGCGCAAGGGGCCATCACCGTCTGCGAAGTGACGGAGCAGAATGTGAAACGGTATGCGACCTTGACCGATGAGGTAAACAAGCTGGCCGGAAGGTGTGGCGGCGATGGTTATGCACCAAA GTTGGACGAACTGTGCATTGCCATCTTTGACCTCGATAAGATGTGGTACCGAGCCGTTTGCATCGAGCCGCAGCCTGAGAACAACATATTCTTGCTGCAATTTATCGACTATGGTAACGTGGCGACCGTTAAGCGTGAGTCGATTCGAACTATGCCGAAGGAGCTGGCCTTCCCATGCGCGGCTCACACGTGCATCGTCAAAG ATGCAAAAAAAGTGGTGGCAACGCTGCTCCAACAACAGACTAAGCAGGGCTACGTAGTGGCCCAGGAGATCAAGTCCGAGGGCGAAATCTACTCGTTGAAGTTTTAa
- the LOC109421441 gene encoding putative apoptosis-inducing factor 1, mitochondrial, translated as MLAASRAAISNLRIAQPRVATIRARKQFAGGSFCSRRWFTRKESLSAKASSPACPPPPPPGGSGSENSKYIFGAIALTAGGLGLAYAMGLFDKNETLVEKAEPTSAEAVQPKKKTKLPFPASSKDLPSEVPYLLIGGGTASFAAFRAIKGHDAKAKVLVITNETEMPYMRPPLSKELWFNPEDKAQLEPLKFRQWNGVERSIYFEPDDFYMDPTKLMESPNGGVAIARGYEVQRIDVVNRKAILTDGTEIKYGECLLATGARPKNLPVFESAPLAVKERISMFKAVSDFEELTEKLSHGSKVAIIGGGFLGSELSCALAKCSEIRNKNFEVYQLFHEEGNMGKILPEYLSQWTTERVREEGVKVWPKIQVKAAEVQDKKLKLTLTDDSVLVVDHAIVAVGSEPNTDLAKTSNLETDPAMGGFVVDAELRARSHLYVAGDAACFFDPKLGRRRVEHHDHAVVSGRLAGENMVGLNKPYTHQSMFWSDLGPKIGYEAIGIIDSALPTVAVFAKANPPQTIPDTSEKLQAANAATVTTTASNGGESSILGNPNVVKAEQKPPAPTEEDKDDFNKGVIFYLKDEKVVGVLLWNVFNRIGTARRIVAQHTRYDDLNEVAKLFNLHERPEEPEAEEEEANK; from the exons ATGTTAGCAGCTTCCCGTGCAGCGATCAGCAATCTTCGAATTGCGCAACCAAGGGTAGCTACGATCCGGGCAAGGAAACAGTTTGCGG GTGGATCGTTCTGCAGCCGTCGTTGGTTCACGAGAAAG gaatcacttTCAGCAAAAGCTTCCTCGCCAGCATGCCCTCCCCCGCCTCCGCCTGGTGGTTCCGGCAGCGAAAACTCCaaatacattttcggagccataGCTCTTACTGCCGGTGGTTTGGGACTAGCCTATGCTATGGGGCTGTTTGATAAAAACGAAACCCTAGTGGAAAAGGCAGAACCCACATCAGCAGAAGCAGTCCAACCAAAGAAGAAAACCAAGTTACCATTCCCAGCATCCTCGAAAGACCTTCCAAGTGAGGTCCCATACCTGCTGATCGGCGGTGGAACGGCCAGTTTTGCCGCGTTCCGTGCCATCAAAGGTCACGATGCGAAAGCAAAAGTTCTCGTCATAACTAACGAAACGGAAATGCCGTACATGCGGCCACCGCTGTCCAAAGAGCTCTGGTTCAATCCGGAGGACAAAGCCCAGCTGGAACCGCTCAAGTTCCGACAGTGGAATGGGGTAGAAAGAAGTATCTACTTTGAGCCGGATGACTTCTACATGGATCCGACGAAGTTGATGGAATCTCCAAATGGAGGTGTGGCCATTGCTAGGGGCTACGAAGTGCAACGGATAGACGTGGTCAACAGAAAGGCGATTCTAACTGATGGAACAGAGATCAAATACGGAGAATGTCTTTTGGCCACAGGAGCAAGACCGAAAAATCTTCCGGTGTTCGAATCAGCCCCATTGGCGGTGAAGGAACGGATCAGCATGTTCAAAGCCGTAAGCGATTTCGAGGAGCTAACTGAAAAATTAAGCCATGGAAGTAAGGTTGCCATCATCGGTGGGGGCTTCCTGGGAAGTGAACTATCTTGTGCGTTGGCAAAATGCAGCGAAATCCGAAATAAGAACTTCGAAGTTTATCAACTTTTCCACGAGGAAGGAAACATGGGAAAAATCCTACCGGAATACCTAAGCCAATGGACGACGGAGCGTGTCCGAGAGGAAGGCGTCAAAGTGTGGCCCAAGATCCAGGTCAAGGCAGCGGAAGTCCAGGATAAGAAACTCAAACTCACCCTAACCGATGACAGTGTTCTGGTTGTGGATCACGCAATCGTTGCGGTAGGCTCAGAACCTAATACGGATTTGGCCAAGACATCCAACCTGGAAACGGATCCGGCGATGGGAGGCTTCGTGGTGGATGCCGAGCTGCGAGCTCGGTCACATCTGTACGTGGCTGGTGATGCCGCCTGTTTCTTCGATCCCAAGCTGGGAAGGCGACGGGTGGAACATCACGATCATGCCGTAGTTTCAGGACGGCTCGCCGGGGAGAACATGGTCGGGTTGA ACAAACCCTACACGCATCAGAGTATGTTCTGGTCGGACTTGGGTCCCAAAATTGGTTACGAAGCGATCGGTATCATCGATTCGGCACTGCCCACCGTGGCCGTGTTTGCCAAGGCTAATCCACCTCAAACCATTCCGGACACCAGTGAAAAACTGCAAGCCGCTAACGCTGCAACGGTGACGACCACCGCTTCCAACGGTGGAGAGTCCTCGATCCTGGGTAATCCGAATGTGGTGAAGGCAGAGCAGAAGCCGCCAGCGCCAACCGAGGAGGACAAAGACGACTTCAACAAGGGCGTTATCTTCTACCTGAAGGACGAGAAGGTGGTCGGTGTGTTGCTGTGGAATGTGTTCAACCGGATCGGGACGGCCCGGAGGATCGTTGCTCAACACACGCGGTATGACGATTTGAACGAAGTTGCTAAATTGTTCAACTTGCACGAACGACCGGAAGAACCggaagcggaagaggaagaagcgaATAAGTAG
- the LOC109432555 gene encoding uncharacterized protein LOC109432555 isoform X2 → MNIMKKCGFCQQPAGLMCSRCLEVYCSVECQIRDWSEHKKVCIVIPKLYPNDSYLDVLASGVTLPLRSSSLIEQASSRMLANNGRSLRPLRKPNFPMGSVEASVGREATASLPDGCDNEQEDKVESNGSVSNTVSNITVSTSDCEKRMSKMKIEEIGQNGMVKESAKPKNPVGAEKPQSLANLKLEMIKNHKKYVENCQGAAAALPAGGAPPSNKQRNNWLLHFPLEKADGEPFEVIVQYVVANRPNECWVISADHETQCDKLLRDINGQINPKGDPIKYDDVQVDDIYAAPYEGLYYRVVILEKVDEAKSLVKVRLIDYGNEANLPASDLRAPLTLMKNLRAFAFLIEIRNLNRPLKLTETIRIGIVRSEADRKIVDIDLGPTSLLELLGKANQVVGEGGIVAILSSRKALILLSSEPVMPIMKILYTQMPEAAAKFPKAENVKVGDLVCVEIEGVGWSRAQVMEQHDRNRIVYTIDNGTVELVNAEDMRSLPDEYMNKPRLVLQVDLTNVVMNEQEFKRLCYMPSFAFSFERLSYDKQQRRMKCLMKDVEAKRTLAEVEFGDFVCDLKTVGINYWPNIPQDKSIVKISSVLDVGTVIICPKGKVNVYTELLQSVMPTLTRLTAVPNVKDVVVAVDDVMMPYRARVLSIPSPKEVEVLDLDNGHIRKTPLQNLYTTNGFVNNLPVYTVKVQIRDMNVSAIKDQACVLDQLDAFRTGKREFRMMFEGGSYMYGVKLIDLSTSRSLVTILMEHHDKKLREVEEAAKKKQDQEEAAKKKREQEEAAKKKREQEEEDARRRAKEATEAKAKQEEQRLEAERKAAAQAAAAAAAARAEQERKDREEQERKKKAEAEASAAAAATATVCSTLKIDDLQLIPLPAGKSDVKLTILDDSDLAQGAITVCEVTEQNVKRYATLTDEVNKLAGRCGGDGYAPKLDELCIAIFDLDKMWYRAVCIEPQPENNIFLLQFIDYGNVATVKRESIRTMPKELAFPCAAHTCIVKDAKKVVATLLQQQTKQGYVVAQEIKSEGEIYSLKF, encoded by the exons ATGAACATTATGAAAAAGTGTGGCTTTTGCCAGCAACCGGCTGGTCTGATGTGCAGCCGTTGTCTGGAAGTGTACTGCTCCGTCGAGTGCCAGATTCGCGATTGGTCCGAGCATAAGAAAGTTTGCATCGTTATTCC CAAGCTGTACCCCAACGACAGCTATTTAGATGTGTTAGCGAGTGGCGTAACGCTACCCCTGAGAAGCTCGTCCTTGATCGAGCAGGCTTCGAGCCGAATGCTGGCGAACAATGGGCGCTCGCTGAGGCCATTGCGCAAGCCAAACTTTCCGATGGGATCGGTTGAGGCGTCGGTTGGACGGGAAGCAACAGCATCCCTTCCGGATGGATGCGACAACGAGCAGGAGGACAAGGTTGAATCCAACGGAAGCGTATCGAATACGGTTAGTAACATTACCGTATCGACATCCGATTGCGAGAAGCGGATGTCAAAGATGAAGATCGAGGAAATCGGCCAGAACGGCATGGTTAAAGAATCGGCGAAGCCTAAGAATCCGGTTGGCGCCGAAAAGCCACAATCGTTGGCCAACTTGAAGTTGGAAATgatcaagaatcacaagaagTACGTCGAAAATTGTCAGGGTGCGGCTGCGGCATTACCAGCGGGAGGTGCTCCGCCGTCAAACAAGCAGCGCAACAATTGGCTCTTGCATTTCCCGCTAGAGAAAGCCGACGGAGAGCCCTTCGAGGTGATCGTACAGTACGTTGTGGCCAACCGTCCCAATGAATGTTGGGTCATTTCGGCGGACCACGAAACGCAGTGCGATAAGTTGTTGCGCGACATCAACGGGCAGATCAATCCGAAGGGTGATCCCATCAAGTACGATGATGTGCAGGTTGATGATATCTACGCTGCACCGTACGAAGGTCTTTACTATCGGGTGGTGATCTTGGAGAAG GTTGACGAGGCCAAGTCTTTGGTGAAAGTTCGCCTCATCGACTACGGGAACGAAGCGAATTTGCCCGCATCCGACTTGCGAGCTCCCCTCACGCTGATGAAGAACCTGCGTGCATTCGCCTTTTTGATCGAGATACGAAATCTGAACCGGCCACTCAAGCTGACCGAAACCATTCGGATCGGAATTGTACGATCGGAAGCTGACCGGAAGATTGTGGATATCGATCTGGGTCCGACGAGTTTGTTGGAACTGCTTGGGAAGGCGAACCAAGTCGTTGGCGAAGGCGGAATTGTGGCCATTCTTTCTTCCCGGAAAGCTTTGATCTTGCTCTCGTCAGAACCGGTGATGCCGATAATGAAGATTTTGTACACTCAGATGCCGGAGGCCGCAGCAAAGTTCCCGAAGGCCGAAAACGTCAAGGTGGGTGATTTGGTTTGCGTGGAAATCGAAGGAGTCGGCTGGTCAAGGGCTCAGGTTATGGAACAACACGACCGTAATCGGATTGTGTACACGATTGATAATGGAACGGTGGAGTTGGTTAACGCAGAAGATATGCGTTCCTTGCCGGATGAGTACATGAACAAGCCACGGCTCGTGTTGCAAGTAGACTTGACCAATGTGGTTATGAACGAACAGGAATTCAAACGACTCTGCTATATGCCAAGTTTTGCGTTCAGCTTCGAGCGGTTGAGTTACGACAAGCAACAACGCCGGATGAAGTGCCTGATGAAGGACGTTGAAGCTAAGCGGACCCTGGCGGAGGTAGAATTCGGGGATTTTGTTTGCGATCTGAAGACGGTTGGGATCAATTATTGGCCGAACATTCCTCAAGACAAGAGCATTGTCAAGATTTCCTCCGTGCTGGACGTGGGAACCGTGATTATCTGTCCGAAGGGCAAGGTCAATGTCTATACCGAGCTGCTACAATCGGTAATGCCGACATTGACACGTTTGACCGCCGTTCCAAACGTAAAGGATGTCGTTGTAGCCGTGGACGACGTCATGATGCCATACCGGGCACGCGTCCTTTCGATTCCGTCACCGAAGGAGGTTGAAGTTCTGGACCTGGACAATGGGCACATCAGGAAAACGCCCCTGCAAAACTTGTACACCACCAACGGGTTCGTGAACAATCTACCAGTCTACACCGTAAAGGTTCAGATTCGAGACATGAACGTTTCGGCGATCAAGGATCAGGCCTGCGTTCTAGATCAGCTGGATGCATTCAGAACCGGCAAGCGGGAGTTCCGAATGATGTTCGAAGGCGGATCGTACATGTACGGAGTCAAGTTGATCGATCTGAGCACCAGTCGCTCGCTGGTCACCATCCTAATGGAACACCACGACAAGAAACTACGGGAAGTCGAAGAAGCAGCTAAAAAGAAACAAGATCAAGAGGAA GCCGCGAAGAAGAAACGCGAACAAGAGGAGGCCGCGAAGAAGAAACGCGAACAAGAAGAGGAGGACGCACGTCGAAGGGCGAAGGAAGCGACCGAAGCCAAGGCTAAGCAGGAGGAACAGCGTCTTGAAGCCGAACGGAAGGCAGCAGCCCAGGCAGCGGCGGCTGCAGCAGCCGCCCGTGCAGAGCAGGAACGAAAAGATCGCGAGGAGCAGGAACGCAAAAAGAAAGCAGAAGCGGAGGCCTCTGCTGCTGCGGCAGCAACTGCGACGGTATGTTCTACGTTGAAGATCGACGATCTGCAACTGATTCCGCTTCCGGCGGGAAAGAGTGATGTCAAGCTTACCATCCTGGACGACAGCGATCTGGCGCAAGGGGCCATCACCGTCTGCGAAGTGACGGAGCAGAATGTGAAACGGTATGCGACCTTGACCGATGAGGTAAACAAGCTGGCCGGAAGGTGTGGCGGCGATGGTTATGCACCAAA GTTGGACGAACTGTGCATTGCCATCTTTGACCTCGATAAGATGTGGTACCGAGCCGTTTGCATCGAGCCGCAGCCTGAGAACAACATATTCTTGCTGCAATTTATCGACTATGGTAACGTGGCGACCGTTAAGCGTGAGTCGATTCGAACTATGCCGAAGGAGCTGGCCTTCCCATGCGCGGCTCACACGTGCATCGTCAAAG ATGCAAAAAAAGTGGTGGCAACGCTGCTCCAACAACAGACTAAGCAGGGCTACGTAGTGGCCCAGGAGATCAAGTCCGAGGGCGAAATCTACTCGTTGAAGTTTTAa